A single Desulfovibrio piger DNA region contains:
- a CDS encoding autotransporter outer membrane beta-barrel domain-containing protein, with the protein MNDADISVHERNSTPEKSGAAGIHLFTASTLTMKNGTIRVTTIDPEGTFAGSAVGIVTSATSGRHGITAGTLDIRAQGGWSSGIQLENTDMRMAGGTILSEAVDRPAYGIRATQTNFTATGDVSLEVLSAKAGSAIGGILSIGDSSVTMRGGSVTAVSKGNGAIGLYAKGGSITKTGGDITVVSAGTSSGMDAFPASRITYGDAGATTRVSVEGKKAYGLRAGGEAGTGQASSIELTNGVITARSSGDTAIAVYNTSGDISLKGTTAITATAAAPGQNVYSLYVKGDTPNTITVDRASTMEGDIEAATGSATVRATIQDGGNLRGWARSLGDLELSFGKNAVWEVVSSNQLTKENDGRYAGNLTKLALDGSRVYVGSRQGQWDAGTGFAAERRVLSQTDAPAELKISHLSGTGSFYLRTDMDTDVSDSVLVSDSLSGTYGLHVKASGAEPVAVQTKSYLARTEQRVGAPASAFALKGGKNVNGREMIDIGIHSYALETSERNDGREWYLARTEGFSPTGEMALGLSGMTSAYAMHLGQLSDLRERLGEIRYGNGTDGLWIRGFTEENRLSGLGGTDFSQNFYGTSFGYDRLLEQDENNKWLLGLRGQISKAHQRIDGLHGGSGENRSYGIAAYATWQHADGWYADTVLSWDWYDQSLRTRMLDGTPVHGSYHTYAGGISQEVGRMFRFDNGLFIEPQLQLSWYWIKGMDFTTSNGMDVDQDDACALTGRAGLVVGKKWELDDNRYFQPYLKAGVNHEFMSDQKVTVNGIRFTNDVRGTRGYYGAGFDLQFASNARIYAEFEREDGRKASTPWSVSAGVRVEF; encoded by the coding sequence ATGAACGACGCTGACATATCCGTACATGAGCGCAACAGTACCCCTGAAAAATCCGGGGCTGCCGGTATCCATCTGTTCACCGCATCGACCCTGACGATGAAGAACGGCACCATCCGGGTGACCACCATAGATCCCGAGGGCACGTTTGCAGGGTCTGCCGTCGGTATCGTCACCAGCGCGACCAGCGGCAGGCATGGCATCACCGCCGGTACCCTTGATATCCGTGCGCAAGGCGGATGGTCCTCCGGCATCCAGCTTGAGAATACCGACATGCGCATGGCCGGAGGAACCATCCTGAGCGAGGCTGTCGACAGGCCGGCATACGGCATACGGGCCACCCAGACGAACTTCACGGCCACCGGCGATGTCAGCCTGGAGGTCCTGTCTGCCAAGGCCGGCTCGGCCATTGGCGGCATCCTGTCGATAGGCGATTCGTCCGTCACGATGCGCGGCGGGTCCGTGACCGCGGTCAGCAAAGGGAACGGGGCCATAGGGCTCTACGCCAAAGGCGGCAGCATCACCAAGACAGGAGGGGACATCACCGTCGTTTCAGCGGGCACTTCCAGCGGCATGGACGCCTTTCCCGCCAGCAGGATCACCTATGGCGATGCCGGGGCCACGACGCGGGTAAGCGTGGAAGGCAAGAAGGCCTACGGCCTCCGTGCCGGGGGGGAAGCCGGCACTGGCCAGGCGTCTTCGATCGAACTGACGAATGGCGTCATCACGGCGCGCTCGTCTGGCGATACCGCCATAGCGGTCTACAACACGTCGGGCGATATCAGCCTGAAGGGCACGACCGCCATCACGGCCACAGCCGCGGCCCCTGGTCAAAACGTCTACTCGCTGTATGTGAAGGGGGACACGCCGAACACCATCACGGTGGACAGGGCCTCGACCATGGAAGGCGATATAGAGGCGGCGACCGGCAGCGCCACCGTGCGCGCAACCATCCAGGATGGCGGCAACCTGCGGGGCTGGGCACGCAGCCTTGGTGATCTTGAGCTGTCTTTCGGCAAAAATGCCGTATGGGAAGTGGTCTCCTCCAACCAGCTCACAAAGGAAAACGACGGCCGGTACGCCGGCAATCTGACGAAGCTCGCCCTGGATGGCTCCCGCGTCTATGTGGGCAGCAGGCAGGGGCAGTGGGACGCCGGGACCGGCTTTGCGGCGGAGCGGCGCGTGCTGTCCCAGACGGACGCGCCCGCCGAACTGAAGATCAGCCATCTTTCCGGGACCGGGAGCTTTTATCTGCGGACGGATATGGATACGGATGTTTCCGACAGTGTCCTGGTGAGCGACTCCCTGTCCGGCACCTATGGCCTGCATGTGAAAGCAAGCGGAGCGGAACCCGTCGCGGTGCAGACCAAAAGCTATCTGGCCAGGACGGAACAGCGCGTGGGCGCCCCCGCAAGCGCCTTTGCGCTGAAAGGCGGAAAAAACGTCAACGGGCGGGAGATGATCGACATAGGGATCCATAGCTATGCCCTGGAAACGAGCGAACGGAACGACGGCAGGGAATGGTACCTTGCCCGGACGGAAGGGTTTTCCCCTACAGGCGAGATGGCCCTGGGGCTTTCGGGCATGACCTCGGCCTATGCCATGCACCTGGGCCAGCTCTCCGATCTGCGCGAGCGCCTGGGGGAGATCCGTTACGGTAACGGCACGGACGGCCTGTGGATACGCGGCTTTACCGAGGAGAACCGCCTTTCCGGCCTGGGCGGCACGGATTTCAGCCAGAATTTTTACGGCACGTCCTTCGGTTACGACCGTCTTCTGGAGCAGGATGAAAACAACAAATGGCTGCTGGGCCTGCGTGGCCAGATCAGCAAAGCCCACCAGCGCATCGACGGCCTGCATGGCGGTTCCGGCGAAAACCGCTCCTACGGCATCGCGGCCTACGCCACCTGGCAGCATGCCGACGGCTGGTACGCGGACACCGTGCTGAGCTGGGACTGGTACGACCAGAGCCTCAGGACCCGCATGCTGGACGGCACGCCTGTCCACGGCTCCTACCATACCTATGCGGGGGGCATCAGCCAGGAAGTGGGACGCATGTTCCGTTTTGATAACGGCCTGTTCATCGAGCCGCAGCTGCAGCTTTCCTGGTACTGGATAAAGGGCATGGATTTCACCACCAGCAACGGCATGGACGTGGATCAGGACGATGCCTGCGCCCTTACCGGCCGCGCCGGTCTGGTGGTGGGCAAAAAGTGGGAGCTGGACGACAACCGCTACTTCCAGCCCTACCTCAAGGCCGGTGTCAACCACGAGTTCATGAGCGACCAGAAAGTCACGGTCAACGGCATCAGGTTCACCAATGACGTGCGCGGCACGCGCGGCTATTATGGCGCGGGCTTTGACCTGCAATTCGCAAGCAATGCCCGGATCTATGCCGAATTCGAACGCGAAGACGGCCGCAAGGCCTCCACCCCCTGGAGCGTGAGCGCAGGCGTGCGGGTGGAGTTCTAG
- a CDS encoding restriction endonuclease subunit S, which produces MRQMKDSGIEWIGEIPEGWEVRKVKKIFSIVNGSTPKSDYSDFWDGDIIWVTPAEMSDDIYIIDNSKRKLTTLGYTSCGTTLVPKNSILISSRAPIGQVALAGNKLCTNQGCKALVSNDEISEKFFCYFFKIQSSALNSLGKGTTFLELSSSELGNFIVPYPPLEEQQRIADYLDAKCAHIDQCLELTRQSMEKLRAYKLSCITEAVTKGLDPDVPLKDSGVPWIGQIPVGWTLSSVRWEFENLDGRRKPISAENRTCSDAAYDYYGASGIIDKIDDFIFDETLILIGEDGANLALRNLPLVYIAKGKYWVNNHAHILKPYNTNNLYYMAYQLECVDLTNYITGSTQPKLTQSNLSKIPVVCPPLPEQERIAAYLDKKCARIDALLEEKQALLDKLAEYKKSLIFECVTGKREVPSCWNR; this is translated from the coding sequence ATGCGACAGATGAAAGACAGCGGCATAGAATGGATCGGCGAGATTCCCGAAGGGTGGGAAGTAAGGAAAGTAAAAAAAATTTTTTCTATCGTTAATGGTTCAACGCCTAAAAGCGATTATTCTGATTTTTGGGATGGAGATATTATATGGGTAACACCCGCAGAAATGAGCGATGATATCTATATAATAGATAATTCTAAAAGGAAATTAACCACTTTAGGATATACTTCATGTGGAACTACGCTTGTTCCTAAAAATAGTATTTTAATCTCATCTCGTGCACCAATTGGACAAGTTGCTCTTGCAGGGAATAAGTTATGCACTAATCAAGGCTGTAAGGCTTTAGTTAGTAACGATGAAATAAGTGAGAAATTTTTTTGCTATTTTTTTAAGATTCAATCATCAGCATTAAACAGCCTTGGAAAAGGGACTACGTTCCTAGAGCTCTCTAGCTCCGAACTTGGTAACTTTATTGTCCCATATCCCCCTCTCGAGGAGCAACAGCGCATCGCCGATTACCTCGATGCCAAGTGCGCCCATATCGACCAGTGCCTAGAGCTGACCCGCCAGAGCATGGAAAAACTACGCGCCTACAAGCTCTCCTGCATCACCGAGGCCGTCACCAAAGGCCTGGACCCGGACGTGCCCCTCAAGGACAGCGGCGTGCCGTGGATTGGTCAGATTCCGGTGGGGTGGACACTTAGTAGTGTCCGATGGGAATTTGAAAACCTTGACGGTAGACGCAAGCCTATCAGTGCAGAAAACCGCACCTGTTCAGATGCGGCCTATGACTACTATGGAGCTTCTGGAATCATTGATAAAATAGACGATTTTATTTTTGACGAAACTCTCATTCTTATAGGTGAAGATGGCGCTAATTTGGCTCTCAGGAATCTTCCACTTGTATATATTGCAAAAGGTAAATATTGGGTAAACAATCATGCCCACATACTAAAACCCTACAATACAAATAATTTGTATTATATGGCATATCAGTTGGAATGCGTTGACCTTACAAACTACATCACTGGTTCAACGCAACCAAAACTTACTCAGTCAAACCTCTCAAAAATTCCTGTGGTATGCCCCCCCCTCCCCGAACAGGAGCGCATCGCCGCCTACCTCGACAAAAAGTGCGCGCGTATCGACGCCCTGCTGGAAGAAAAGCAGGCCCTGCTGGACAAACTGGCGGAGTACAAAAAAAGCCTGATCTTTGAATGTGTCACCGGCAAGCGGGAGGTGCCCTCATGCTGGAACAGATGA
- a CDS encoding type I restriction-modification system subunit M — MSLAATVAEKANLIWAIADKLTGVFKPHQYGEVILPLTVIRRFDSVLEPTKEMVLQAAQTFAGTPLEETMLRNAAGHKFYNTSPFTFTRLLDAPDDLEPNFRAYCNAFSPNVRQILERFKPFGPHLTTMAEKNVLYMVLKEFTTSKADLHPSRVSNLEMGYIFEELIRRFSEAHNEDAGQHYTPREVIELMVNLLLTHDNATLAGTGATTTIYDPACGTGGMLSVAEEHIHRCNSAASLLLCGQEINDETFAICKADMLIKGQDADYIKLGNTLSNDQFPGQTFDYVLSNPPFGREWKNEKAAVEREAARPEGRFGAGLPSISDSQMLFLQTAVARLKPEGRAAIIQNGSPLFTGDAGSGPSEIRRYILENDYLDAIIALPNDIFYNTGIATYIWLLCKNKPQARRGKVQLINASGLYEKRRKALGNKRNDIPQDAIAKICRLYGDFAESPLSRIFDVADFGYTRITVERPALPASGTEDAPAAPADAPKKRGRKPGKPRADASRRDTENVPLKEDIQAYFAREVLPFAPDAWIDESKSKVGYEIPFTRYFYEYTPPRPAAELAVELHELELRLGESLAALFED, encoded by the coding sequence ATGTCCCTTGCCGCCACCGTTGCCGAAAAAGCCAACCTTATCTGGGCCATAGCCGACAAGCTCACCGGCGTGTTCAAGCCGCACCAGTATGGTGAAGTCATCCTGCCCCTCACCGTCATCCGCCGTTTCGACAGCGTGCTGGAGCCCACCAAGGAAATGGTGCTGCAGGCGGCGCAGACCTTTGCGGGCACCCCGCTGGAAGAAACCATGCTGCGCAACGCGGCGGGGCACAAGTTCTACAACACCAGCCCCTTCACCTTCACGCGGCTGCTGGACGCCCCCGATGATCTGGAGCCCAACTTCCGGGCCTACTGCAACGCCTTTTCCCCCAACGTGCGCCAGATACTGGAGCGCTTCAAACCTTTTGGGCCGCACCTGACCACCATGGCCGAGAAGAACGTGCTCTACATGGTGCTCAAGGAATTCACCACCAGCAAGGCCGACCTGCACCCCTCCCGCGTCTCCAATCTGGAGATGGGCTACATCTTCGAAGAACTCATCCGCCGCTTTTCCGAAGCGCACAACGAGGACGCCGGGCAGCACTACACCCCGCGCGAGGTCATCGAGCTGATGGTCAACCTGCTGCTCACCCACGACAACGCCACCCTGGCCGGCACGGGCGCCACCACGACCATCTATGACCCGGCCTGCGGCACGGGCGGCATGCTCTCCGTGGCCGAGGAGCACATCCACCGTTGCAACAGCGCGGCGAGCCTGCTGCTGTGCGGGCAGGAGATCAATGACGAGACCTTCGCCATCTGCAAGGCGGACATGCTCATCAAGGGGCAGGATGCCGACTACATCAAGCTGGGCAACACCCTCTCCAACGACCAGTTCCCGGGCCAGACCTTTGACTATGTGCTGTCCAACCCGCCTTTCGGCCGCGAATGGAAAAACGAGAAAGCCGCCGTGGAACGGGAGGCCGCCCGGCCCGAAGGCCGCTTTGGTGCCGGCCTGCCCAGCATCTCGGACAGTCAGATGCTCTTCCTCCAGACGGCCGTGGCGCGCCTCAAGCCCGAAGGCCGCGCGGCCATCATCCAGAACGGCTCGCCCCTCTTCACCGGCGATGCGGGCAGCGGCCCCTCCGAGATACGCCGCTACATCCTCGAAAACGACTACCTCGACGCCATCATCGCCCTGCCTAACGACATTTTTTACAATACCGGCATCGCCACCTATATCTGGCTGCTCTGCAAGAACAAGCCCCAGGCCCGGCGCGGCAAGGTGCAGCTCATCAATGCTTCCGGCCTGTACGAAAAGCGCCGCAAGGCCCTGGGCAACAAACGCAACGACATCCCCCAGGACGCCATCGCCAAGATCTGCCGCCTGTACGGCGACTTTGCCGAAAGCCCCCTGAGCAGGATCTTTGACGTGGCCGACTTCGGCTACACCAGGATCACCGTGGAGCGCCCCGCCCTGCCCGCCTCCGGCACGGAGGACGCCCCGGCCGCTCCCGCCGATGCCCCCAAAAAGCGGGGTCGCAAACCCGGCAAGCCCAGGGCCGACGCCTCCCGCCGCGATACCGAGAACGTGCCGCTCAAGGAAGACATACAGGCCTACTTTGCCCGCGAGGTGCTGCCCTTTGCCCCCGATGCCTGGATCGACGAGAGCAAGAGCAAGGTCGGCTACGAGATCCCCTTCACCCGCTATTTTTATGAATACACGCCGCCCCGCCCTGCCGCCGAGCTGGCTGTGGAACTCCACGAGCTGGAGCTGCGCCTGGGCGAAAGCCTGGCCGCCCTGTTCGAGGACTAG
- a CDS encoding type I restriction endonuclease subunit R, which translates to MLEQMKERNFEDDICAWLCTHGGYRPGDPARFDRTRALDVQTLLDFVRTSQPKAWKMHQFKNPGKAEQSFVDRFCEEVRRRSLLDVLRHGFSVLGTRFRVVFWKPETGLNPESVRCYQSNILHCTRQLRYSPAHENSVDVALLLNGIPVICLELKNPFTGQTVEDAVRQFRQDRSPDDLFFSFKRRVLTCFAVDPFHVKMTTRLERQKTFFLPFDQGSNGAGEVGGAGNPPAPDGGYPTAYLWQRVLCRDALLELLHKFLHLEKTEKKDPVTGKVTVRERLIFPRYHQWDVLHKLLDDIRAHGPGQQYLIQHSAGSGKSNSIAWLAHRLSGLHDAQEAKIFQSVIVVTDRRVLDRQLRDTILQFEQTDGLVRAISKDSAQLRDAINEGAAIIVTTLQKFPVIFREVRHGQRNFAVIVDEAHSSQTGRAALTLKTALADTDAALAEYAALEDEAEAGQDKKDDALWQELAAQGRHHNLSFFAFTATPKDKTLQLFGRRMPDGRFRAFHIYSMRQAIEERFILDVLRNYTTYHAYFKLLQKGAGDPRYNSSAAARAAMRFESLHPHNIAQKTAVMLDHFRTVTARKMGGRAKAMLVTPSRLHAVRYMREFTRQIREGRINGVRALVAFSGEVRDTVDGVAVTYTEEGLNQETHGFRISEKELPAHFAGEFNILIVAEKYQTGFDEPLLHTMFVDKQLSGVKAVQTLSRLNRTAPGKEDTFVLDFVNSAEDMQKSFAPFYEATLLEEETDPNLVYDIRHRLDDFHVYGPEQVEAFGKALRDPRAKDGQSALAGATATLAPVLARVAALEEEDRRAFRTGLFRFVRLYNFITQICRMFDEDMHIYSLFAKQLAAALPAENDGLVNLDGQIDLEYYKLVKTGETGIPLTPSEKGYAAIKGDAGAPAQKEFDSLSSIVEKINQRFGTQFTAGDQVENFRALQKHVLASDARIVGLADKDNRATWDMVYDTAFMAGAGETAMHSAAFLDLIRNPDTLAFIRTLLKESIWQEALEKRREKEKCL; encoded by the coding sequence ATGCTGGAACAGATGAAGGAACGCAACTTCGAGGACGATATCTGCGCCTGGCTCTGCACCCACGGCGGCTACCGGCCGGGCGACCCGGCGCGCTTTGACCGCACGCGGGCCCTGGACGTGCAGACCCTGCTGGACTTTGTGCGTACCAGCCAGCCCAAAGCCTGGAAGATGCACCAGTTCAAGAACCCCGGCAAGGCGGAACAGAGCTTTGTGGACCGCTTTTGCGAGGAGGTGCGCCGCCGCTCCCTGCTGGACGTGCTGCGCCACGGCTTTTCCGTGCTGGGCACGCGCTTCCGCGTGGTCTTCTGGAAGCCGGAGACCGGCCTCAACCCCGAAAGCGTGCGGTGCTACCAAAGCAATATCCTGCACTGCACACGCCAGCTGCGCTACAGTCCGGCCCACGAGAACAGCGTGGACGTGGCCCTGCTGCTCAACGGCATCCCCGTCATCTGCCTGGAGCTGAAAAACCCGTTCACCGGCCAGACCGTGGAGGATGCCGTGCGCCAGTTCCGGCAGGACCGCTCGCCGGACGACCTGTTTTTCAGCTTCAAGCGCCGCGTGCTCACCTGCTTTGCCGTGGACCCCTTCCACGTCAAAATGACCACCCGCCTGGAGCGGCAAAAGACCTTTTTCCTGCCCTTCGACCAGGGCAGCAACGGCGCGGGCGAAGTGGGCGGCGCGGGCAACCCTCCGGCCCCGGACGGCGGCTACCCCACGGCCTACCTGTGGCAGCGGGTGCTGTGCCGGGATGCCCTGCTGGAGCTCCTGCACAAGTTCCTGCATCTGGAAAAGACCGAAAAAAAAGATCCCGTCACCGGCAAGGTCACGGTCAGGGAACGCCTCATCTTCCCGCGCTATCACCAGTGGGACGTGCTGCACAAGCTGCTGGACGACATCCGCGCTCACGGCCCGGGGCAGCAGTACCTGATCCAGCACAGCGCGGGCAGCGGCAAATCCAATTCCATCGCCTGGCTGGCCCACCGTCTCAGCGGCCTGCATGACGCGCAGGAGGCCAAGATATTCCAGTCCGTCATCGTGGTCACGGACCGCCGCGTGCTGGACAGGCAGCTGCGGGACACCATCCTCCAGTTCGAGCAGACGGACGGCCTTGTCCGCGCCATCAGCAAGGATTCCGCCCAGCTGCGCGATGCCATCAACGAGGGCGCGGCCATCATCGTCACCACCCTGCAAAAATTCCCGGTCATCTTCCGCGAGGTGCGCCACGGGCAACGCAATTTTGCCGTCATCGTGGACGAGGCCCACTCCTCCCAGACGGGCCGGGCCGCCCTCACCCTCAAGACGGCGCTGGCCGATACCGACGCCGCCCTGGCCGAATACGCCGCCCTGGAAGACGAGGCCGAAGCCGGGCAGGACAAAAAGGACGATGCCCTCTGGCAGGAGCTGGCCGCCCAGGGGCGGCACCACAACCTTTCCTTCTTCGCCTTCACGGCCACGCCCAAGGACAAGACCCTGCAGCTTTTCGGCCGCCGGATGCCTGACGGCCGCTTCCGTGCCTTCCACATCTACTCCATGCGTCAGGCCATCGAAGAGCGCTTCATCCTCGACGTGCTGCGCAACTACACCACCTATCACGCCTATTTCAAACTGCTGCAAAAAGGTGCCGGGGACCCGCGCTACAACTCCTCGGCCGCGGCCCGCGCCGCCATGCGCTTCGAAAGCCTGCACCCGCACAACATCGCCCAGAAAACGGCCGTCATGCTGGACCACTTCCGCACGGTCACGGCCCGCAAGATGGGCGGCAGGGCCAAGGCCATGCTGGTCACGCCCTCGCGCCTGCATGCCGTGCGCTACATGCGGGAGTTCACCCGCCAGATCCGCGAGGGCCGCATCAACGGCGTGCGGGCCCTGGTGGCCTTTTCCGGCGAGGTCCGCGACACGGTGGACGGCGTGGCTGTGACCTATACGGAAGAGGGCCTCAACCAGGAGACCCACGGCTTCAGGATATCCGAAAAAGAGCTGCCCGCACATTTTGCCGGGGAGTTCAATATCCTCATCGTGGCCGAGAAATACCAGACCGGTTTCGACGAGCCCCTGCTCCACACCATGTTCGTGGACAAGCAGCTCAGCGGCGTCAAGGCCGTGCAGACTCTCTCGCGCCTCAACCGCACCGCCCCCGGCAAGGAAGATACCTTCGTGCTGGACTTCGTGAACAGCGCCGAGGACATGCAAAAGTCCTTCGCCCCCTTCTACGAGGCCACCCTGCTGGAAGAGGAGACCGACCCCAACCTGGTCTACGACATCCGCCACCGCCTGGATGATTTCCACGTCTACGGCCCGGAACAGGTGGAGGCCTTCGGCAAGGCCCTGCGCGATCCCCGCGCCAAAGATGGCCAGAGCGCCCTGGCCGGGGCCACCGCCACGCTGGCCCCGGTGCTGGCCCGGGTGGCCGCGCTGGAAGAGGAAGACCGCCGCGCCTTCCGTACCGGCCTGTTCCGCTTTGTGCGCCTGTACAACTTCATCACCCAGATCTGCCGCATGTTCGACGAGGATATGCACATCTACTCCCTTTTCGCCAAACAGCTGGCCGCCGCCCTGCCCGCCGAAAACGACGGCCTGGTCAACCTCGACGGGCAGATAGACCTGGAATATTACAAACTGGTCAAGACCGGAGAGACCGGCATCCCCCTCACGCCGTCGGAAAAAGGCTATGCCGCCATCAAGGGCGATGCCGGCGCCCCGGCCCAAAAGGAATTCGACAGCCTCTCCAGTATCGTGGAAAAGATAAACCAGCGCTTCGGCACGCAGTTCACCGCCGGGGACCAGGTGGAGAATTTCCGGGCCCTGCA